The following are from one region of the Stigmatella ashevillena genome:
- a CDS encoding ATP-binding protein, with the protein MADGKNSQTSGAGAFPREAARPAVITNGKPPQASAPPPEVVRPTPSDVLDELKELQSQAKMAMKDLDPELEKAVGFTHFDTTASHDNLITVLTNRNDIHQLASQTLVRVKSREDKRSYLGVVVRGPFSEPDAIPANSTMAIGVVIQGKKLAYTFDYHGRAEIELLGEESGGALVPPRYRPRPKSPVFLLDDEESARVLGVGGDLCLGRVVGYDRMEARLNPKDKSILPRHTGIIGTTGGGKSTTVATLIHRAQAAGIATIVFDVEGEYTHVDQPSDHAAMIEGLKRRGQKPEGVKNLHIHHLVGRESRNPRHKNLHGFSPSFSSLSPYAIAEILDMTDAQQERFLKAYDVTKLLLEDFGIFPKTPEDRQRVLDVDELSTGYPRMTIQHVLDVVSAYIYSLSDEGRAEAKPKPRAASRKRSPPGEDAELEEELDESPAPVVAHGPVLYSEFRSNPGRVMGRVRAQSSKAEISWKALSGKLQRLRRLNIFDVGASSRMKPEEMLTPGRVSVIDLSDTDSPQINNLVIADILRGLQETQEERYQKANTQGQPVTPVLIIIEEAHEFLSASRISQMPVLFEQVARIAKRGRKRWLGLVFVTQLPQHLPDEVLGLLNNFIIHKITDSSVISRLQRSVGSIDESLWERVSRLAPGQALVSFSNFTRPLMVAVDPAPVKRLLVD; encoded by the coding sequence ATGGCTGATGGCAAGAATTCCCAGACATCCGGTGCGGGTGCCTTCCCGAGAGAGGCTGCCCGCCCAGCAGTGATCACGAACGGCAAGCCGCCTCAGGCCTCGGCTCCGCCTCCCGAGGTGGTCCGTCCCACTCCTTCCGATGTGCTCGATGAACTCAAGGAACTCCAAAGCCAGGCGAAGATGGCCATGAAGGACCTGGACCCCGAGCTGGAAAAGGCGGTGGGATTCACCCATTTCGATACCACGGCGAGCCACGACAACCTCATCACTGTCTTGACGAACCGGAACGACATCCACCAATTGGCTTCTCAGACTCTCGTGCGGGTGAAGTCCCGGGAAGACAAGCGCTCCTATCTGGGGGTGGTGGTCCGAGGGCCTTTCTCAGAGCCGGATGCCATTCCGGCGAACTCCACGATGGCCATCGGCGTGGTGATCCAGGGCAAGAAGTTGGCGTACACGTTCGACTACCATGGCCGGGCCGAGATTGAACTTCTTGGGGAAGAGAGTGGGGGAGCCCTGGTCCCTCCGCGCTACCGGCCCCGGCCCAAGAGTCCCGTCTTCCTTCTCGATGACGAAGAGAGTGCGCGGGTTCTCGGAGTGGGAGGCGACCTGTGTCTCGGACGGGTCGTGGGCTACGACCGGATGGAAGCCCGGCTCAATCCCAAGGACAAGTCCATTCTGCCCCGACACACTGGCATCATCGGAACGACGGGAGGCGGCAAGTCCACCACCGTCGCGACCCTCATCCATCGCGCTCAGGCGGCGGGAATCGCCACCATCGTCTTTGATGTGGAGGGCGAATACACGCATGTGGATCAGCCCTCGGACCACGCGGCGATGATCGAAGGGCTCAAGCGCCGTGGGCAGAAGCCCGAGGGGGTGAAGAACCTGCACATCCACCACCTGGTGGGCCGGGAAAGCCGCAACCCTCGGCACAAGAACCTGCACGGTTTTTCACCGAGCTTCTCGAGCCTCTCGCCCTATGCGATTGCCGAGATCCTCGACATGACGGATGCCCAACAGGAGCGCTTCCTCAAGGCCTACGACGTCACGAAGCTTTTGTTGGAGGACTTTGGAATCTTTCCGAAGACGCCGGAGGACCGGCAGCGGGTGCTGGACGTCGATGAACTCTCGACGGGCTATCCGCGGATGACCATTCAACATGTCCTGGATGTGGTGAGCGCCTACATCTACAGCCTCAGCGATGAGGGCAGGGCCGAGGCGAAACCCAAGCCCCGGGCCGCCTCTCGCAAGCGGAGCCCTCCGGGAGAGGATGCCGAGCTGGAAGAGGAACTCGATGAATCCCCCGCGCCGGTGGTGGCCCATGGCCCGGTGTTGTACAGCGAGTTCCGGAGCAATCCCGGCCGCGTCATGGGCCGCGTGCGGGCCCAGAGCAGCAAGGCGGAGATCAGCTGGAAGGCCCTGTCGGGCAAGCTGCAACGCTTGAGACGTCTCAACATCTTCGACGTCGGCGCCTCCTCTCGAATGAAGCCCGAGGAGATGCTCACCCCCGGGCGGGTGTCCGTGATTGATCTCTCGGATACGGACTCCCCGCAGATCAACAACCTTGTCATCGCCGACATCCTCCGGGGTCTCCAAGAGACCCAGGAGGAGCGCTACCAGAAAGCGAACACCCAGGGGCAGCCCGTGACGCCCGTCCTCATCATCATCGAGGAGGCGCACGAGTTCTTGTCGGCCAGCCGCATCTCCCAGATGCCCGTGTTGTTCGAGCAGGTGGCTCGGATCGCCAAGCGCGGCCGGAAGCGGTGGCTGGGGCTGGTCTTCGTTACGCAGCTCCCCCAGCACTTGCCGGATGAGGTTCTGGGGCTGCTCAACAATTTTATTATCCACAAAATAACAGACAGCTCGGTCATCTCCCGGCTGCAACGGAGCGTGGGAAGCATCGACGAAAGCCTCTGGGAGCGCGTTTCCCGGCTTGCGCCGGGTCAGGCACTTGTTTCGTTCAGCAACTTTACCCGGCCCCTCATGGTGGCGGTGGACCCTGCCCCCGTGAAGCGGTTGCTCGTGGACTGA
- a CDS encoding GNAT family N-acetyltransferase has product MKALCCRVATTLSQLDDALRIRFSVFGSELGLLPGPPPQAPREVNCFDTLETTVHLIVYAGDVPVATSRLLLPNAEVAHATNGRLGIDLEQKLDLSGVEGPGLVFAETTRYCVLREWRHSEVLVHLQAGLYRESRRRGVTHWIASANTETDSAEDARLAFQLARHQGLVSQRWQVQAHKPSPLPEVPSAPHYTPTQRALAQQGQLAGLRMPRTLSLFARKMGARFIAEPLYDAGFRRFSMPLIAALEDIPPSTLALFDATR; this is encoded by the coding sequence ATGAAGGCCCTGTGCTGCCGTGTCGCCACCACCCTGAGCCAACTGGACGATGCCCTGCGAATCCGTTTCTCCGTTTTCGGCTCGGAACTGGGCCTGCTCCCGGGTCCTCCTCCGCAAGCCCCGCGCGAGGTGAACTGCTTCGACACCCTGGAGACCACCGTGCACCTCATCGTCTATGCGGGCGACGTGCCGGTGGCCACCTCGCGGCTTCTGCTGCCCAACGCCGAGGTGGCACACGCCACGAATGGGCGTCTGGGCATCGATCTGGAGCAGAAGTTGGATTTGTCAGGCGTGGAAGGGCCGGGCCTCGTATTCGCGGAGACCACGCGGTACTGCGTTCTCCGGGAATGGCGTCACTCCGAGGTGCTCGTGCATTTGCAGGCCGGGCTCTACCGGGAGAGTCGGCGCCGAGGGGTCACCCATTGGATCGCCTCCGCCAATACCGAGACGGATTCCGCGGAGGACGCGCGGCTCGCCTTCCAGCTCGCGAGACATCAAGGGCTGGTGAGCCAGCGCTGGCAGGTCCAGGCCCACAAACCCTCTCCGCTGCCGGAAGTGCCGAGCGCGCCCCACTACACCCCCACGCAGCGGGCACTCGCCCAGCAAGGGCAACTCGCGGGGCTCCGCATGCCCCGGACGCTGTCTCTCTTCGCCCGCAAAATGGGCGCTCGCTTCATCGCGGAACCCCTCTACGACGCGGGTTTCCGCCGCTTCTCCATGCCACTCATCGCCGCGCTGGAGGACATTCCCCCTAGCACCTTGGCGCTGTTCGATGCCACGCGGTGA
- a CDS encoding bifunctional alpha,alpha-trehalose-phosphate synthase (UDP-forming)/trehalose-phosphatase codes for MSRLLLVSNRLPVTVKAEKDQVSVVRSAGGLATGLSGPHERSGGLWIGWPGDVSRLSPEQRTKVDAQLADLRCVPLYLSASEVSRFYEGYSNRVLWPLCHYLLDRMPQQDRDWDAYAKVNERFAELVASHYQPGDTIWVHDYQLMLVPGLLRKRLPEARIGFFHHIPFPSSEIFRTLPRREALVRGLLGADLVGFHTTSYVHHFSNTLLQVLGLETEVDHVTHEGRTVRLGAFPMGIDAASFERLAQEQGTLDEVKVLRERATGQRLLVGVDRLDYTKGIPRRLLAVQRLLEREPSLRGRVRFIQVAVPSRTQVEDYAAYREEVDELVGRINGLYGTIHNVPVHYLYRSLNERQLTALYRGADVMLVTPIRDGMNLVAKEFCAARPDEDGVLLLSEFAGAANELCEATSVNPYDVEGMTDAILKALEMPATERQQRMRALRARVKAHDVHWWVGRFLDTLQSIPAPAKQPGPSAAKDIMARLKAAGRRVLLLDYDGTLVGYAARPELASPDPELKSLLKRVAALPHTTVHIVSGRAKETLEAWLGDLPVGLHAEHGLWSHPKPGGEWKMLEGVSPEWKARARPLLDSFTARIPGSFVEEKTASLAWHYRQVDAGYGASQARELRLKLIELFAQGPLEVLPGDKVVEVRPQGAHKGRVVTQVMEALGPGVLVAAFGDDRTDEDLFGAVPEDGIAVHAGGRPTRAAYRVSGPEEVRRILASLLET; via the coding sequence ATGTCCCGACTCCTGCTGGTCTCCAACCGCCTCCCTGTCACCGTCAAGGCCGAGAAGGACCAGGTCTCCGTGGTCCGCAGTGCCGGAGGGCTGGCCACGGGCTTGAGTGGCCCGCACGAACGTTCCGGTGGACTGTGGATCGGCTGGCCCGGGGACGTGTCCCGCCTGTCTCCGGAGCAGCGGACGAAGGTGGACGCGCAACTGGCGGACTTGCGCTGCGTGCCGCTGTACCTCAGCGCCAGCGAGGTCAGCCGCTTCTACGAGGGCTATTCCAACCGCGTCCTCTGGCCGCTGTGCCACTACCTGCTGGACCGGATGCCGCAGCAGGACCGGGATTGGGATGCCTACGCCAAGGTCAACGAGCGCTTCGCGGAGCTGGTGGCAAGCCATTACCAGCCGGGCGACACCATCTGGGTGCACGACTACCAGCTGATGCTGGTGCCGGGCTTGTTGCGCAAGCGCCTGCCCGAGGCGCGCATCGGTTTCTTCCACCACATCCCGTTTCCCTCGAGCGAGATCTTCCGCACGCTGCCCCGCCGCGAGGCGCTGGTGCGGGGCCTGTTGGGCGCGGACCTCGTGGGTTTCCATACGACGAGCTACGTGCACCACTTCTCCAACACGCTGTTGCAGGTGCTGGGGTTGGAGACCGAGGTGGACCACGTCACCCACGAGGGACGCACCGTGCGCCTCGGGGCCTTTCCCATGGGCATCGATGCGGCGTCCTTCGAGCGTCTGGCCCAGGAGCAGGGCACGCTGGATGAGGTGAAAGTGCTCCGGGAGCGGGCGACGGGGCAGCGGCTGCTGGTGGGCGTGGACCGGCTGGACTACACGAAGGGGATTCCCCGGAGACTGCTGGCCGTGCAGCGCCTGCTGGAGCGCGAGCCCTCCTTGCGCGGGCGGGTGCGGTTCATCCAGGTGGCGGTGCCCAGCCGCACCCAGGTGGAGGACTACGCCGCCTACCGCGAGGAGGTGGACGAGCTGGTGGGCCGCATCAATGGGCTCTACGGCACCATTCACAATGTCCCGGTGCACTACCTCTACCGCTCCCTCAACGAGCGGCAGCTGACGGCGCTGTACCGGGGGGCGGATGTGATGTTGGTGACGCCCATCCGGGACGGGATGAACCTGGTGGCCAAGGAGTTTTGCGCGGCGAGGCCAGACGAAGATGGGGTGCTGCTCCTGAGCGAGTTTGCTGGCGCCGCCAACGAGCTGTGCGAGGCCACGTCCGTCAATCCTTATGACGTGGAGGGAATGACGGACGCCATCCTGAAGGCCCTGGAAATGCCCGCCACGGAGCGCCAGCAGCGCATGCGTGCCCTTCGCGCGAGGGTGAAGGCGCACGACGTGCATTGGTGGGTGGGCCGCTTCCTGGACACGCTTCAGTCCATCCCTGCCCCGGCCAAACAGCCGGGACCCTCGGCGGCCAAGGACATCATGGCCCGCCTGAAGGCCGCCGGGCGGCGGGTCTTGCTGCTCGACTATGACGGGACGCTCGTGGGGTATGCCGCCCGGCCGGAGCTGGCTTCCCCCGATCCCGAGTTGAAGTCACTGCTGAAGCGGGTCGCGGCCTTGCCCCACACCACCGTTCATATCGTCAGCGGGCGGGCCAAGGAGACGCTGGAGGCCTGGCTGGGAGACTTGCCGGTGGGGCTGCACGCCGAGCATGGGCTCTGGTCCCATCCCAAGCCGGGGGGGGAGTGGAAGATGCTGGAGGGGGTGTCCCCCGAGTGGAAGGCGCGGGCGCGTCCGCTGCTGGATTCCTTCACCGCGCGCATTCCGGGCTCCTTCGTGGAGGAGAAGACCGCGTCGCTGGCGTGGCACTACCGGCAAGTGGACGCCGGCTATGGCGCCTCCCAGGCCCGAGAGCTGCGGCTGAAGCTGATCGAGCTCTTTGCCCAGGGGCCATTGGAAGTGCTGCCCGGGGACAAAGTGGTGGAGGTCCGTCCCCAGGGGGCACACAAGGGCCGTGTGGTGACCCAGGTCATGGAAGCATTGGGACCGGGAGTCCTGGTGGCGGCCTTCGGAGATGATCGCACGGATGAGGATCTGTTCGGCGCGGTTCCCGAGGATGGGATTGCCGTCCACGCGGGCGGACGGCCCACCCGCGCGGCTTACCGGGTGTCCGGGCCGGAGGAGGTGAGGCGGATCCTCGCTTCGTTGCTGGAGACGTGA
- a CDS encoding ImmA/IrrE family metallo-endopeptidase, protein MSGSWLEEAMDASGLSLPPSFPRDLAAEVAVTLPISVVLLENLSPERIQKWLFRRGVHVEVSTLERSMHGCPVVKKGHGFIFLEAADAADEQRFSLAHEVAHFILDYLLPRNRALAAFDERISPVLDGNRSVSDEDFLVSFLERIPLGTRGKLMDRDGSGAIGLGKIEEAEKRADRLAFEILAPAAIALSVLKEAPLEKASSSLASGFGLPPHKAQEYAEVLLGSKRFSIRDLFGVEPDDHD, encoded by the coding sequence ATGAGCGGCTCGTGGCTGGAAGAAGCCATGGATGCCAGCGGCCTGTCTCTGCCTCCCTCCTTTCCCCGGGATTTGGCAGCAGAAGTGGCTGTGACGTTGCCGATCAGTGTGGTGTTGCTGGAGAACCTCTCGCCCGAGCGGATACAAAAGTGGCTTTTCCGGCGTGGAGTGCACGTCGAGGTATCCACCCTGGAGCGATCCATGCATGGGTGCCCCGTGGTCAAGAAGGGCCATGGCTTTATTTTCTTGGAGGCTGCTGACGCGGCGGACGAGCAGCGGTTCTCCTTGGCTCATGAAGTGGCTCACTTCATTCTCGATTACCTATTGCCTCGGAACCGGGCTTTGGCTGCATTCGATGAACGGATCAGCCCCGTGCTGGATGGGAACCGTTCCGTCTCGGACGAAGACTTCCTGGTCTCTTTCTTGGAACGAATTCCCCTGGGAACCCGGGGCAAGCTCATGGACCGTGATGGCTCTGGAGCCATCGGTCTTGGCAAGATCGAGGAAGCCGAGAAGCGAGCGGATCGCTTGGCTTTCGAAATCCTCGCGCCTGCGGCAATCGCACTTTCGGTGCTGAAAGAGGCTCCCCTGGAAAAGGCGAGCAGCTCGTTGGCGTCTGGATTTGGCCTCCCGCCTCACAAGGCTCAGGAGTACGCAGAGGTCTTGCTGGGCTCTAAGCGTTTCTCCATTCGGGATCTTTTTGGAGTGGAACCAGATGACCATGATTGA
- a CDS encoding RNA polymerase sigma factor: MGYPRVDEAGLHERVLQGDPVAPVDVFQTYMEQILKILIQERGCDLDVAHDSAIDAVMSYLGEPGRYDPKKGRLSTYLIQVAKNRASDRHRAATAQARRDQDYAKVFTLQQKPPKEAMEDAVEARRLLHIVQKLLKREKDKITLEHYLQDERSTEVLAEALGLKNLTPEEQKREVKRHKDRLMKFLERFGKDEDELLERLGKDEDE; the protein is encoded by the coding sequence ATGGGTTATCCACGAGTGGATGAGGCGGGTCTGCACGAGAGAGTCCTCCAAGGAGACCCAGTCGCTCCTGTCGATGTCTTCCAGACCTACATGGAGCAAATCCTGAAGATCCTGATTCAGGAGCGGGGCTGTGACTTGGATGTGGCCCACGATTCCGCAATCGATGCGGTGATGTCGTACCTGGGCGAGCCCGGCCGGTACGATCCCAAGAAAGGGCGGCTCTCCACCTATCTCATTCAGGTCGCCAAGAACCGGGCGTCGGACCGGCACCGTGCCGCGACCGCTCAGGCCCGACGCGACCAGGACTACGCCAAGGTCTTCACGCTTCAACAAAAGCCTCCAAAGGAGGCCATGGAAGACGCCGTGGAGGCCAGGCGCCTTCTCCACATCGTCCAAAAGCTCCTGAAAAGAGAGAAAGACAAGATCACCCTGGAGCACTACCTCCAGGATGAGCGCTCGACCGAGGTGCTGGCGGAGGCGTTAGGGCTGAAGAACCTGACCCCCGAGGAGCAGAAGCGCGAGGTGAAACGCCACAAGGATCGCCTCATGAAGTTCCTGGAGCGCTTCGGAAAGGATGAGGACGAGTTACTGGAGCGCCTCGGAAAGGATGAGGACGAATGA